The region CAGCGAGCGGCGATTTGCCGCTCACTAATCAACAATCCACAAATCGTCTTTGGCGACGAACCGACGGGTGCCTTAAACTCAAAGGCTACAGGAGAGGTCATGGATATTCTAGCGGATATCAATAACGAAGGTACAACCATTCTGCTGGTGACGCATGACGCAAAGGTGGCAGCAAAAACCGAACGAGTGCTGTTTATGATAGATGGAAAGATTGTTAGTAAAAAGATTATTGGCAAATATCAGAAAGAAAAAGGTAACATAAAAGAACGTGAAAACCAACTTTCCTCATGGCTCTTACAGTTGGGATTTTAACTATAAAAAGTCATTGTATTTTTAATGGAATAAGAAAATGGTAGAAATAATAAATAACTCACATCTGATATGATATAGATAAATCAGATGGGAGTTATTGTTATTAATTTTTCTAATTTCACTAATAAATTTCCTTAACAATCTGTGAAACACCCTCTTCAATATGCTCCTCATCTACATTTGAGACGTTAATCTTTATTATGGAATCATTTATGGGGAAGGACTTTAAATAATTATTATTTACACCATCTACTAGTATTGACTTTCTTCTTAAACGGTTAATAACTTTTTCGCACGATATCCGCTTATCCAATTCAACATAGGTATGCACACATATATTTTTTACAGGAGTATATTTAAATAAATTCTGATTGGATTGGTTCAAATTATTTTTCAACGCAGTAGTTAAACATTTGGATCTTAAATAGTATGCTGCGTTCATTTTTTCTTTGTGTTTTTCAAACATACCGCTATTAATATAGATTTCCAATGCAGCTTGGGAAAGCATTGAGCTGTCTACATCAAGTATTCTTTTATAACTGCTGAATACGTTGATCAGACTATCAGGGATTACGGCAATACCAATCCTCAAACCTGGGAATATTATCTTTGAATAGCTCTTTAAATAGATTACATTTTTTGAATTATCATAGGAATATATAGGATCGGCTTTTGAGTTCTGCTCAAAATCAACCAGATAATCATCTTCTACAATAAATACATCGTATTTTTGCGCCAGTTTTAAGATTTCATATTTCTCTTTTTGTGAATAGGAAGTGCCCAAAGGATTGTGATATCTTGGCATGGTATAGAAAAATTTTATGTTTTCCTCTTGAAATAATCTTTCTAATTCTGTAAAGTTAATTCCCTCACTGGTTCGTCTTATGCCTATGACCGGTATCTGCATTGTTTGCAATGCTTCAATGAATAAATGGTACCCTGGTTGCTCAAGCAATATAGTTTGCTTATTATTCGGAAAAGGAAGTGCGGCTAAGATGGACAATGCCTGCTGAACACCTGAGGTTATAAAGATATTTTCCTTACTAGTAAACACTTGGTAATTTGCCAGCTGCTTTTGTATTACATCGACTAAGGAAGGCAATCCTTTTGGTGTTCCATAGATAAAAAGGTCATTTTTATAAATATCAATTGCTTGATTAATACAATGCTGAAAATCTAGATATGGAAATACAGCAGGATCAGGGGCAGAAGATGAAAAATTGAATTTTGGCACCTTCCCATGGTCGGAGACATTCTTTGTAGTCACAACATAATATCCGCTTTTGGGTAGGGAATAAATTACATGTTTTCTTTCTAATTCGTTTAGTGCACTAATCACAGTACTTTTATTGCAATTGTAGATCTCGGATAAACTACGTATCGAAGGAATTTTTTCACCCTGCTTATAAATACCGCTTTTTATCTTAGTTTCAATTTCATTTAATAAAGTTAAATACTTATACATAGACATATCCCCTCCATTTCTGTACCGGTACACATTGATTTAATTTCCATAGTAACATAACCTAAATTATATTAAAATAGAAATGTGAAACAAAGATATTAGATAGGAGATTAACATATGAAAAATAATAATACGAAAGCATATTTTGCGGCTATATTAAACGCCTTGATTATAGGATTATCCTTTCTCTTTACAAAGTTAGCATTAAATGTGACTAACCCGCTGAATATTCTGGCACATAGGTTTACGGTGTCATTTATTGCTGCCTCTGTACCGGTTTTACTTGGATGGATTAAGCTGAATATCAGCAGAAAGGACATACTTTCTATTTTACCTCTCGCATTATTTTACCCTGCGCTCTTTTTTTCATTTCAAGCTTTTGGGCTAGTTTATATATCTTCCTCTGAGGCCGGTATTATTCAAGCTATAGTACCTGTCTTTACCATGATTCTAGCAACTATTTTTCTAGGAGAAAACATTAACTTATTACAAAAGATTTCTCTGATGTTGTCAGTTGGAGGAGTAATCTATATATTTCTAATGAAGGGTATAAACTTAGGATCTGCAAGTTTTGCAGGAATTGTACTGATTGTATTATCCGCATTTTCTTCCGCCTGCTATAATGTGATGGCAAGGAAAAAAACAAAAAAATACAAGCCAGCGGATTTAAGCTATATTATGATTGTGATTGGATTTTTAAGTTTTAACACAATATCCGTTGCGGATAACATGATTAGGGGAACCTTAGCTGATTATTTTGTACCTTTAACAAAGCCTATATTTTTAATTTCAATTTTATATTTGGGTATATTATCATCATTGATAACATCTTTGTTAGCAAATTATTCATTATCAAAAATGGATGCAACTAAGATGAGCGTATTTGCTAATTTATCTACATTAATTACCATGATTGCAGGAGTCATCTTTTTGCATGAGGAATTAAAAAGCTATCATGCTATCGGGGCAATTATGATTATTATAGGAATCATCGGTACGAACTTCTTAGGTAGTAAGAAATACAAATATTGAGGTAAAATAATAACAATTTATATAGTAGACAGGAACATTTGCTGGGGCAAGTCCATTTATAATGGTACTTGCCCATTCTTGTAGCTAATTTTAACAAACATTTTGCAAATCAATTCAAACAAAAGTTTAGTAAACATTATTTTATTAAAATCTATGTAAAATTTAAAAAACTGATAATAAAAGTAAAAAACAAAACAAAAATTCACATAGGAAGAAAATATTACATATATTTTACTTAAAAAACACTTGAAAATTTACTAAATTAATATATTATAAATAGTGTATAGATTATACGGTAAATCATTAGGAGGATAATGTTTATGAGAAAGAAGATCATGAGTTCTTTACTGGCTCTAACAATGGTAGCAACACTATTTACAGGTTGCGGCGCAAAAAAGGATGGGGGAAGTGCAAATGAATCTGGTAATAAGAACATTGATAAATTAAGTGTTTACTTTGTTCCTTCAAGAGAGCCAGCAGAAATTGTTACAGCTACAGAACCATTAAAAGAGATGTTAAAGACTGAACTTGCGAAAGAAGGTTATGACATTGCTGACGTAGATATTACCGTTGGTACAAGTTATGAAGCAGTTGGTGAAGCATTATCTGCAGGTACAGCTGATATTGGATTAATTCCAGGTGGAACCTATGTATTATATGATGATGGTGCTGAAGTTTTATTAACAGCAACTCGTGATGGTTTAAATAAAGATTTTGATAACGCGAAAGATTGGAACGATGGAAAAGCTACAGAAGCATCTACAAATCAAGCAGTATCTTACCGTGCATTAATGATCGCTGGCCCTTCTGAAAAAGGACAAGCATTAGCCGCAAAAGTAAATGCAGGTGAAGAGTTAACTTGGGAAGATTTAGATGCAGTAAATTGGAGTGTAATGTCCTCCTCTTCACCAGCTGGATATATCTATCCTTCTTTATGGTTACAAGATAAGTACGGTAAGGGAATCACTGATTTATCTCATGCAGTTCAATCAGATTCTTATGGTAGTGCAATGGCTCGTTTAGCAGCTGGACAAGTGGATGTCTTATTAACCTATGCAGATGCAAGACGTGACTATGCAGAAAAATGGAGTAGTGAATATAACCGTGCTGCTTCTATTTGGGAAGAAACAAATGTAATTGGCGTTACAGCACCAATCTTCAATGATACAGTATCTGTTAGCAAGAATTCCGCTAAAATGGATGATGCATTTAAGAAAGCTATTCAAAATGCCTTCATTAACATTGGTAACACAGAAGAAGGTAAAAAAGTAATTGCTATTTACAGTCATATGGGTTATCAACCAGCAAAAGATTCTGATTATGATAATGAACGTGCTGCACAAAAGTTAATTCAAGAATTAAATCAGTAATCTGCCTATAATAGATTACTATAGAAACGATAACTTAGAAGAAATCAGGGATGAGAGTGTACTACCTTATCCCTGAATTTATGTGGAGTTATGGGTAATTACGAAGATAAGTAATAACCCCTCATTTTGGAGGTATTTATGATAGAATTTAGACATGTAAATAAGGTTTATCCCAATGGAGTACGAGGGTTAGATGATGTGTCACTTAAAATAGAACAAGGTGAGTTTGTAGCGATTATTGGATTATCAGGAGCAGGAAAATCTACGCTAATCCGTTCTATTAATCGTATGCATGAAATTTCATCTGGAGATTTACTTGTTAATGGTGTAGAGGTTAAAACCTTAAAAGGAAAGAGCTTGCGTAAATTTAGAAGAGGCATTGGAATGATATTTCAATCCTTTAACTTAGTAACGAGAACTACAGTTATAAAAAATGTTTTAACAGCAAATGTTCCTGACATGTCTTTTATTAGAGTTCTGTTTGGTTTATTTACAAAGCAGCAAAAAGTAGAAGCGTTAGAAGCACTAGATAAGGTAGGAATTCTTGGAAAGGCATATAACAGAGTAGATCAGTTATCGGGTGGACAGCAACAGCGTGTTGCTTTAGCACGTACGTTAGCTCAGAATCCTGAAATTATATTAGCGGATGAGCCGGTAGCAGCGCTAGATCCTGTGACAGCAAGACAGGTAATGAGTGATTTTAAAAAGATTAATGAGGATATGAATATATCTGTTTTAATCAATATTCACCATGTTGAACTTGCACTTGAGTATGCAACCAGGGTAATAGGAATTCGTTCCGGTAAAATCGTATACGATGGTCCAGCATCTTTAGTAAACCAGGAGGTACTTACCGCAATCTATGGAAATGAACTTCCAATTGATGTGGAGGAAACTGCATGAAACTATATGATAAGATCCTAAAACCAAAGGAAATGACCATAGCTAACGGTAAAAAAGTATTAGAATACCGCAGCAGAACGCCACTTATCCTAATTCTTATCCTCATTGCTACTGCAATTTCTGTTAAGATTACAGGTTTTGATTTGTCTGTTCTTATGAAGCGAGGAAATGAGTTTTTTGTCATTCTTAGTAAGATGTTTCCGCCTAAGACTTCCTATATGCCAAGTGTGTGGAAGCCACTATTTGATACGATTAAAATGTCATTATTAGGTTCTGTCATTGGAGCTGTACTTGCGATACCATTTGCAATTATTGCCTCAAGCAACATAGTTAAGAACCGTTTCATTTTATGGGTGGTACGTTTATTTCTAAGTATTGTACGTACGGTACCTACTTTAGTATCTGCGTTAATAGCAACTTATATTTTTGGACTTGGAACCTTCGCAGGTATGATAGCGATTGCAATCTTTACGTTTGCATACATTGGAAAACAATTATTTGAACAAATTGAGACAGTAGATATGGGCGCTTATGAGGCTATGGAAGCTATGGGTGCAAATAAATTATCTGCATTTACTACTGCAATTGTTCCACAAGTACTTCCGGCTTATTTATCGACTAGTTTATTCTGCTTTGAAGGAAATGTCCGTTATGCAGCGATTCTAGGTTATGTTGGTGCGGGTGGACTTGGACTTATCTTAAATGAGAAAATTGGCTGGAGACAATATGATAATGTAGGTATGATATTAGTTATGCTGTTTGTTACCGTTATTATTATTGAAGTAATTAGCCATTATTTACGTAAGAAACTGACGTAAGGAGGAAACAGTAAATGAATGATGCAGTTCGAAGACAGATGGAAAAAGAACCAAAAAAGTGGATTTATAAGGTTATGGTTGCACTCATTGTAGTAGCTTTACTTGTTTGGTCAGGGACTACGGTTAAATTAGATAGTATGCAAGGAAGCGGATTTGCGATAGCAAAGAATATTATTTCAGGTATTTTTCATCCTGATTTAGACCTTCTACTTAACTTTACAAAAACAGGTGTTGCTTATCTTTTATTAGAAACCATGTGTATTGCATTTCTTGGTACCATTGTAGGTGCAATTATAGCAATACCACTAGCGTTTATATCAGCTACCAATATTATGCCAAAATGGATTACCTTGATAGGTCGCTTCATTATCATAGCGATTCGTACTATTCCGACTTTTGTTTATGCGTTAATGTTTATTCGTGTAACAGGTGGTGGACCTTTTACCGGTTTGCTTACAATGTCGCTATGTTCAGTAGGTATGGTCTCTAAAATGTACATTGAGGCAATCGAAGATTTGGATACTCGCATCTTAGAATCTTTAGATGCAAGTGGTTGTAATACTTTCCAAAAAATACGCTATGGTATTTTGCCACAATTATTCTCCGATTTTATATCCACAATTATATATCGTTTTGATATGAATCTTCGTGATGCTACCGTATTAGGTTTAGTTGGTGCAGGTGGTATCGGTGCTCCGTTAATGTTCGCTATGAGTTCTTATCGTTGGAATGAAGTTGGTGCGATTTTAACTGGACTTATTGTTTTGATTCTTATTGTAGAATTCATCTCTACGAAGATTCGTGTTAAATTAGCAAGAGGATAAGGGGTTAACATCCCAACTATTTGAGGAATCTAAAATAAAATTCAGAAGGAATTTATTTTAGGTTCTTCTTTTCAATAAAGGGAGTGTGAAAAATCAAGATTTTTCACACACGAATTTGTGCTGTCTCCCAAATTCGCGGGATTGCGACAGAATTGAGGTTTTATGAAAGGAATGTGGTTTAGAATGGAAAGTAACAGAAGTTTAAAGATTTATTTTACCTCGGATATACATGGTTATATATTTCCTACCACCTATGACACAAAAGAGCAAAAGGAAATGGGGCTCTTAAATTGTATTAATAATTTTAAAAAAGATGAAAACACATTAATTATAGATGGAGGGGATTCTTTACAAGGCTCCCCTCTAGCGTACTATTGTCAGAAAAACGAGCCTACTACCTATCCGATGGCGGATGTAATGAATGCAGCAGGATATGACTTTATTACACTCGGAAATCATGATTTTAACTATGGGTATGAATATCTGAATGGATATTTAAAGAAGTTAGATGCAGTTTGTTTAAGTGAGAATGTAAAAGATGAATTAGGAGAATTACCGATTACAACATCTTTCATTAAAGTAATGGGAAATGGTCTTAAGGTTGGATTAGTCGGTATTGTTACAGATTATGTGAACTTGTGGGAACGTCCTGAGAATTTAAAACACATAAAAGTTACAGATCCGTTTCCAAAGATTAGGCAAGCTTATGAAAAGATGAAAAGTGAAGCGGATATTTGTATCTGTATCTATCACGGAGGCTTTGAGGAGGATTTAGAAACTGGGAAAAAACTCTCAAAAACCACCGAAAATATCGGGAATCGTATTTGCCGTGAACTGAAATTTGATTTACTTTTAACAGGGCACCAGCATATGCCATTAAAAGGACAATGGTTAAATGACACTTATATTGCGCAACCTCCTGCGAATGCTTTAAAATATATTGAGATTGAAGTGCAGGAAAGTAAAAATGGATTTGAAATAAGTTCAGATTTAAAAGAAGCCGGTGGAGTTTGTGATGAGGGTCTATATCAGAAACTATTACCGATAGAAGCGCGGGTACAAAAATGGTTAGATGGGCCGGTTGGATTCCTTCCACATCCTTTACTCCCTGATTTCCCACTTTCTATGGCTGTTCATGGAACACAAATAGCTGACTTTTTTAATCAGGTTCAACTAGAGAGTTCAGGGGCACAAATTTCCTGTACGAGCCTTGCAAATGAAGTTGCTGGTTTTAACCAGGAAGTAACCGTTCGAGATGTTATAGCCACTTATCGCTTCCCGAATATTTTAATCGTTCTTGAAGTAACTGGTGAAGTATTAAAACAAGCGCTTGAGAGAGTTGCTGAATATTTTGATATTGACTTAAAAGGGGATCTGTGTATCTCTGATTCATTTTTAAAACCCAAAGTAGAACATTATAATTATGACTTTTTTTCTGGAATCTGTTACAATATAGATGTTAAAAAACCAAAGGGCAATAGAGTAGAGTCCATCAATTATCAAGGAAAACGTATCGAAATGAATGATACTTTTACTTTATGTATGAATAATTACCGTGCAAGCGGTGCCGGTGGATATGAAATGTACCAAGGCGTTAAGGTTGTGAAAGAGATTCAGATCGAAATGCCAGAATTGATTCTACAATATTTTGAAAAACATCCTAAGGTCATCTTACAAAAAAACGGAGAATTCCATGTGAAATGGTAATTAGTAACTACTAATCAACTCCAGAAAGTGGTCTTTATGAAGCATTTACTAGAAAATTCTCATAGGATTTTAACTGGTGGTCATCGTGGGTGTACTTGTATGTATCAAGAAAATACCTTAAAAGCGATGAAAGAAGGGATAAAAAGGGGAGCAGATTATCTAGAAATTGATATTCTGTACACAAAAGATAATAAAATTGTTATTTATCATGATACTTGTTTCAAAGAGACGCTTCCATTGTGTGGGGCTGTAAAGGACTACACTTTAGAAGAGCTTAGAGAGCGCATAGATATCAATACATTGGAGGAGGTCTTAACTTGGGGACGAGAAAATAATGTATTTTTTGGCCTTGAGCTAAAAGAGATACCCGTAACGATGTATGAAAAAAGCAGACAAATGCTACCTTCCTTAATCTCCTGTATAAAAGAACATGATATGTTAGATCAAGTCTTTGTCTTTGGGGCGAACTATAAAGTATTAAAAGAGTTAAAAGTATTGGAAAAACAGATAACCATTGGAATTATAGTTCCTTTTGTACCATTAGATCCAGTTACAATGATGAAAGAGATGGATGCACTTATTTATTTATCCTACGTAAATAACTTAACACCTGAGATTGTAAATAATCTGAAACAGAATGGTTATTACATTGATGGTTCTACAGTGAAAACGAAGCAAACTATGGAACTTGCTATAAGTCTTGGAGTTGACATGGTAGAAGTAGATGATCCAGATCAATGGAAGGATGTTTTAGATAAAAAAGAGAATAGGAAAGTGGGTGTGTAGATGGCAACCTTATTAGATATTGCAAACCTGGCTGGGGTGTCAAAGTCTACCGTATCAAGGGCGTTACGAGAAGACCCAACACTTGATATTGGGGGAGAAACAAGGAAAAAGATATTTGAAATAGCAGAGAAGTTAGACTATAAGGTAAAAAAAGAAAAGTTACTGACAGAAAGGCCAGTGTTTGTAATTGTTCATAAAGACACCCACTTTATCAATCAGATAGATAACGCATATTATTTTTCTGCACGTACCGGTATTGAAGAAATCTGTTATCAGAAAAACATACAATTTTCTTTTATACCGATTGGATTTTTAGAATCATTTACAAAGCCTGTGGATGGCGCATTACTTTTAGGAAATTTTACAAAAAAGCAAGTTGATTTTATATGTGATCGGTTAAAAACAGATAATATTGTATGTTTGTCTAAAATGAATTACTATCCGGATAAGATAGACTGGATTACCTATAATATTAGTGATTGTGTTACCATGGCAATGAAGCATTTGTACGATTTGGGCCATAGAGAAGTTGCCTATTTTGGTGGATACGATGAAGAAGATACAACAGAATCCTATAGTAAGCTATACTATTTTAAAAAATTTATTAATGAGCATAGTGATGTTAAGTGCTTGGGAATTATGGAAGGAGAACATGGTTCAGAAAGTGGATTTCAGATGATGCAATCGTGGTTCGGGCAAGAGAAACCGATACCTCCTGCAATTTTTGTATCAAATGATCCAATTGCGATTGGAATTAGCCATGTTTTAAATGAACGAGGAATTACAATTCCTTCTACGACTTCAATGATTTCAATCAATGGAGACAGCCCGGGAAAGATTGCGTATCCGCCTCTTACAACCATTGATATTCACACATATGAAATGGGAAAAGAAGCAATAATAAGTTTAGAGGATCGATTGTTGTTTAAACGTAATTTTACTAAAAAAATAGAGGTACAGGCAACACTAATTTGCAGAAGTAGTGTAGCGGTGAAAATAAAATAAATATTTTTTAAAGATCAATAATTTTAACTTTGATTGTTTGTCCTTTGAAATCAATGATTTTGACTTTGGTTGTTTGTTCTTTAAAATCAATGATTTTGACTTTAGTTATTTGTCCTTGAGATCAATGGCTTTCGATTTTAGTTGTTTGCCTTTGATAAATTGAATGAATAATTCTCCTATCCTATTGGAATTGCATCATAATAGAGGTATACTTATAGAAACAATATTTTATTTCCTGAGGAGGATATGAATGAAAGCAAAGAAATATGGGATAATTTTCAGCCTTTTAGTCTTTATCATATTAAGTGTATATTCAGTAAAAGTACATGCTGCTGAAGATGCAATTCCCTCTATTCAAATCAAAGTTATTCTAAATAAAGATGGTTCTGCTATCATTACAGAAGTTTGGGAAGTGAAAGGGGTATCCAGTGGTACCGAATATTATAAAGCACTCAATAACATGGAGGGTAGGAAAGTACATTCCTTTTCGGTACGTGAATCCGGAAGACTTTATACCGCTTTGGATAAGTGGAATACAAAACTTTCAAGAGAAGAAAAAAAGGGTACTAGTGGTATTTTAAAAAAGTCAGATGGGTATGAGTTGTGCTGGGGAATTGGAGACTATGGTGATCATACTTATTCTTTGCAATATACGATAGATAACTTAGTACAAAATTATGGTGAATATGCAGGTTTTTATCATCAGTTTATTTCAAAACTTTCTAGTGCCCCAAAAGCCATAGCGATATCAATTCAAATGGAAGATGAGGCCTTTAATCAAGAGAATGCCCGTATTTGGAGGTATGGATTTGATGGGAAGGTAGCAATTCAAAGTAATGGAAGCCTAACAGTAATTTCAAATAAGGCATTAGCTGGTAAAGATTATGTCAATGTTCTATGTCGCTTTGATCAAAGACTCTTTCCAAACGCTGCTGTCGCTAAAATTTCTTTTGAGGAGCTACAAAACACTGCCAATGATAAGGATATAAATCCATTGATAGTGGTTTTGATTATTTTTGGGTTTATTGGTGGAGGTATTGGCTTAATCGGATTTTTTTATTCAAGATTTAAGCTTTCTGATAATACCGTAGTTCGGTTACCAAGCACTAAAAAAATAAATATCAATTACTCCATTCCTTTTGGTGGGAATATTCCTGCAATTTATGCTGCCCTTAAATTACTTCGACAAGGAATTTCCTATAATCAGCTTATGGGAGCCTATCTAATTCTTTGGCAAGAAGCGAATTACATTAGTATTGATAAACGAACAAAAAAATCTAAAATGGAAGAATCTATCCTATTTAAATCAGAACATATTTCAGCAACTACAATCGAGCTATTATTATTTGATTTATTAATGGAAGAAGTTGATCACGATAATATACTTTGGTCTTCTGATATTATTAAAAATGCAACTAACATTTCTCAAAAACTAAAACTATGGGAAAAAGAAGTTAATAACGAGGGCATAAAAGAATTAAGTCGGTTAGGTGTGGTAGAAGAGAATAAGGGTACAATACGATTTACTAGCCAAGGC is a window of Lachnoclostridium phytofermentans ISDg DNA encoding:
- a CDS encoding aminotransferase-like domain-containing protein, translated to MSMYKYLTLLNEIETKIKSGIYKQGEKIPSIRSLSEIYNCNKSTVISALNELERKHVIYSLPKSGYYVVTTKNVSDHGKVPKFNFSSSAPDPAVFPYLDFQHCINQAIDIYKNDLFIYGTPKGLPSLVDVIQKQLANYQVFTSKENIFITSGVQQALSILAALPFPNNKQTILLEQPGYHLFIEALQTMQIPVIGIRRTSEGINFTELERLFQEENIKFFYTMPRYHNPLGTSYSQKEKYEILKLAQKYDVFIVEDDYLVDFEQNSKADPIYSYDNSKNVIYLKSYSKIIFPGLRIGIAVIPDSLINVFSSYKRILDVDSSMLSQAALEIYINSGMFEKHKEKMNAAYYLRSKCLTTALKNNLNQSNQNLFKYTPVKNICVHTYVELDKRISCEKVINRLRRKSILVDGVNNNYLKSFPINDSIIKINVSNVDEEHIEEGVSQIVKEIY
- a CDS encoding DMT family transporter, which codes for MKNNNTKAYFAAILNALIIGLSFLFTKLALNVTNPLNILAHRFTVSFIAASVPVLLGWIKLNISRKDILSILPLALFYPALFFSFQAFGLVYISSSEAGIIQAIVPVFTMILATIFLGENINLLQKISLMLSVGGVIYIFLMKGINLGSASFAGIVLIVLSAFSSACYNVMARKKTKKYKPADLSYIMIVIGFLSFNTISVADNMIRGTLADYFVPLTKPIFLISILYLGILSSLITSLLANYSLSKMDATKMSVFANLSTLITMIAGVIFLHEELKSYHAIGAIMIIIGIIGTNFLGSKKYKY
- a CDS encoding phosphate/phosphite/phosphonate ABC transporter substrate-binding protein yields the protein MRKKIMSSLLALTMVATLFTGCGAKKDGGSANESGNKNIDKLSVYFVPSREPAEIVTATEPLKEMLKTELAKEGYDIADVDITVGTSYEAVGEALSAGTADIGLIPGGTYVLYDDGAEVLLTATRDGLNKDFDNAKDWNDGKATEASTNQAVSYRALMIAGPSEKGQALAAKVNAGEELTWEDLDAVNWSVMSSSSPAGYIYPSLWLQDKYGKGITDLSHAVQSDSYGSAMARLAAGQVDVLLTYADARRDYAEKWSSEYNRAASIWEETNVIGVTAPIFNDTVSVSKNSAKMDDAFKKAIQNAFINIGNTEEGKKVIAIYSHMGYQPAKDSDYDNERAAQKLIQELNQ
- the phnC gene encoding phosphonate ABC transporter ATP-binding protein, which translates into the protein MIEFRHVNKVYPNGVRGLDDVSLKIEQGEFVAIIGLSGAGKSTLIRSINRMHEISSGDLLVNGVEVKTLKGKSLRKFRRGIGMIFQSFNLVTRTTVIKNVLTANVPDMSFIRVLFGLFTKQQKVEALEALDKVGILGKAYNRVDQLSGGQQQRVALARTLAQNPEIILADEPVAALDPVTARQVMSDFKKINEDMNISVLINIHHVELALEYATRVIGIRSGKIVYDGPASLVNQEVLTAIYGNELPIDVEETA
- the phnE gene encoding phosphonate ABC transporter, permease protein PhnE, whose amino-acid sequence is MKLYDKILKPKEMTIANGKKVLEYRSRTPLILILILIATAISVKITGFDLSVLMKRGNEFFVILSKMFPPKTSYMPSVWKPLFDTIKMSLLGSVIGAVLAIPFAIIASSNIVKNRFILWVVRLFLSIVRTVPTLVSALIATYIFGLGTFAGMIAIAIFTFAYIGKQLFEQIETVDMGAYEAMEAMGANKLSAFTTAIVPQVLPAYLSTSLFCFEGNVRYAAILGYVGAGGLGLILNEKIGWRQYDNVGMILVMLFVTVIIIEVISHYLRKKLT
- the phnE gene encoding phosphonate ABC transporter, permease protein PhnE → MNDAVRRQMEKEPKKWIYKVMVALIVVALLVWSGTTVKLDSMQGSGFAIAKNIISGIFHPDLDLLLNFTKTGVAYLLLETMCIAFLGTIVGAIIAIPLAFISATNIMPKWITLIGRFIIIAIRTIPTFVYALMFIRVTGGGPFTGLLTMSLCSVGMVSKMYIEAIEDLDTRILESLDASGCNTFQKIRYGILPQLFSDFISTIIYRFDMNLRDATVLGLVGAGGIGAPLMFAMSSYRWNEVGAILTGLIVLILIVEFISTKIRVKLARG
- a CDS encoding bifunctional metallophosphatase/5'-nucleotidase codes for the protein MESNRSLKIYFTSDIHGYIFPTTYDTKEQKEMGLLNCINNFKKDENTLIIDGGDSLQGSPLAYYCQKNEPTTYPMADVMNAAGYDFITLGNHDFNYGYEYLNGYLKKLDAVCLSENVKDELGELPITTSFIKVMGNGLKVGLVGIVTDYVNLWERPENLKHIKVTDPFPKIRQAYEKMKSEADICICIYHGGFEEDLETGKKLSKTTENIGNRICRELKFDLLLTGHQHMPLKGQWLNDTYIAQPPANALKYIEIEVQESKNGFEISSDLKEAGGVCDEGLYQKLLPIEARVQKWLDGPVGFLPHPLLPDFPLSMAVHGTQIADFFNQVQLESSGAQISCTSLANEVAGFNQEVTVRDVIATYRFPNILIVLEVTGEVLKQALERVAEYFDIDLKGDLCISDSFLKPKVEHYNYDFFSGICYNIDVKKPKGNRVESINYQGKRIEMNDTFTLCMNNYRASGAGGYEMYQGVKVVKEIQIEMPELILQYFEKHPKVILQKNGEFHVKW
- a CDS encoding glycerophosphodiester phosphodiesterase gives rise to the protein MKHLLENSHRILTGGHRGCTCMYQENTLKAMKEGIKRGADYLEIDILYTKDNKIVIYHDTCFKETLPLCGAVKDYTLEELRERIDINTLEEVLTWGRENNVFFGLELKEIPVTMYEKSRQMLPSLISCIKEHDMLDQVFVFGANYKVLKELKVLEKQITIGIIVPFVPLDPVTMMKEMDALIYLSYVNNLTPEIVNNLKQNGYYIDGSTVKTKQTMELAISLGVDMVEVDDPDQWKDVLDKKENRKVGV
- a CDS encoding LacI family DNA-binding transcriptional regulator; the encoded protein is MATLLDIANLAGVSKSTVSRALREDPTLDIGGETRKKIFEIAEKLDYKVKKEKLLTERPVFVIVHKDTHFINQIDNAYYFSARTGIEEICYQKNIQFSFIPIGFLESFTKPVDGALLLGNFTKKQVDFICDRLKTDNIVCLSKMNYYPDKIDWITYNISDCVTMAMKHLYDLGHREVAYFGGYDEEDTTESYSKLYYFKKFINEHSDVKCLGIMEGEHGSESGFQMMQSWFGQEKPIPPAIFVSNDPIAIGISHVLNERGITIPSTTSMISINGDSPGKIAYPPLTTIDIHTYEMGKEAIISLEDRLLFKRNFTKKIEVQATLICRSSVAVKIK